TAGACTAGGTGGAGGTGTTTCCTACGGATCAGCCTTCGCCGCTGGCTTGGGACTTGTAGCCAAGGTTGTTTCTAGGGTCGGTACCGACCTGACCGACGAGCTGCTCCGTCCCCTCAGGGAGGCGGGAGTGGACCTGAGTGGCGTGAGGAGGTCATGCGAGAGGACGACGAGGTTCGTCATCAGGCTAAAGGAGAGCAGCGAGGTCTCAGGGCTCGCGTACAGGTGCGACCCAATCGCCCCCTCAGATCTGGAGGGAGTCGAGGCGGGCGTTATCCATCTGGCTCCGGTGGCTAGGGAGGTGAGCAGGGAAGTGGCATACGCGGCGATCAACTCGGGATCCCTAGTATTGCTGGACCTGCAGGGCGTGATAAGGACATTCGATGACGGTTTTGGGCTCGATGGCACGCTAGCTGGGGAGTTCGAGGGCCTCGATCTGGTGGTGCACGCTAACCTCCAAGAGGCGAGGGCCATCACGGGAGAGGATAATCCAATGAACGCGGCGGAGCGCCTCTCCTCGATGTTCTGGATGTCCTCGGTCACCTTGGGGAGGAGGGGGGCAGTGATATCATCGCCTGAGGGGTTCGTGATGGCTAGGGCTCCGGAGGTAGAGTCCCTAGACGACGTCGGTGCCGGGGATGTCTTCACCGCCGCGTTGGGGATAGCGCTGTGGAGAGGCTATTCCTTGGAGGATGCTGCCAGGTTCTCCGTGGCGGCGGCTGCCGCCTCGACAAGGAGAAGGGGGCCCGTCCCAGTAGCTCGGGAGGAAGTGGAGTCACTCATGCCCAAGGTCGAGGTATCATGGCTCTGAGCTAGTAAACTTTAAAGTAGTATACTTTAGAGTATAATTATGATCGCTAGGTTCGTAAACAGGGAGAAGGAGCTGGAGTTCCTTGAAAGGGCCTACAGATCCCCAGTACCCCAGCTGTTGGTTATCTACGGAAGGAGGAGGATAGGAAAGACCGAGCTGGTCCTGAGGTTCCTGAGGGACAAGCCCCACATCTACTACTTGGCTGACTTGGAGTCGGGACTTTCCCAGCTGAAGAGGTTCAAGAGGTCCGCCGAGGTCCTGCTGCAGGACGAGACCTTCAGGAGAGCAGAATTCAGGGACTGGGAGGACCTGTTCGTCGCCCTCTTGGACAGGTGGGGGGGTGAAAGGAGGCTCATAATAGCCATAGACGAATTCCCGAACTTGGTGAGGGTAAATCCGGCATTTCCCTCCATACTCCAGAGGGTGTGGGACCTCTACCTCTCTAGGGAAGATGTGATGCTCATACTCACGGGTTCATCCGTCTCCGTGATGGAGGACGAGGTCCTCAGCTCCAAGTCTCCCCTTTACGGCAGGAGAACGGGTCAATGGAAGCTGGGACCAATCAGCCCTGAATACCTAGGGGAATTCCTTCCCTATAAGGAGGAAGATCTGGCGAGGACCTATGGGGTGACCGGTGGGGTCCCCCACTACCTCAACCTGTTCGATCCCAACCTCCCCTTCTGGGATAATGTGGAGAGGCTAGCCCTGAGCAAGGGAGGGTTCCTGTACGAGGAAGCTGACTTCCTGCTAAGGGGGGAGCTGAGGGACCCTTCGAACTACAAGAGCATCTTGGAGGCTCTGGCTAGGGGTGCTACTAGACTGGGGGAAGTGTGCAACCTGACGGGACTGGACAGGGGGCTCGTGTCCAAGTACCTCAGCGTCTTGGAGAGGTTGGATGTGGTGGCGGGGGAGAGGCCCTACGGCTCAGGCCCCAAGAGTAGGAGGAAGAGGTACAGGATAAGGGACCCCTACATGAGGTTCTACTTCAGGTACATCCAGCCCAACAAGTGGATGATAGAATCCGGCCTCGGAAGCGAGCTGAGGAGGGAGGTCGAGGCCGATTACGACAACTTCATGGGTCTCACGATGGAAGAGATATGCAGAGAGGTGCTCCCACGCCGATTCAGCGCCAGGAGGGTTGGGAAGTGGTGGGGCGGAGAGGGGGATCTGGATCTGATTATGAGGGGCGCGAAAACCGTGATGGTTGAGTGCAAGTGGGGAACGGCCAAGGTGAGGAATGAGGTCCGAAGGATGAGAAGGCTGACCTCGATAGTGGGAATCAGAGCGGACCTTTACGTGATAGTAGCCAGGAGATTCGAGGGAAGGCCCGAGAGTGGTGTAAAGCTCATCTCCTTGAGGGAGCTGCTGAGCCCTCCTAAACTTTAAGAAATTTAACTTTTTTAGATATAACTAAGGTGATGGGGACGGGGCTCTCCGGCGAGGAGAAGGAGGAAATCAGGAGAAGGGTCATAGAGGCTCTCAAAACGGTTTATGACCCCGAAATACCGGTTAACGTCTACGACTTAGGGCTGGTTTATCGGGTAGAGGTTGACGATGAGGGTAACGTGACGGTGGACATGACCCTCACCTCTCCCGGCTGTCCCGTCGCTGAGATGGTGCTGAACATGGCGGAGGCGGCGATCATGGAGAGACTGCCCGACAGGGAGGTGAAGGTCAACCTAGTATGGGAGCCCTTCTGGACGCCCGACAAGGTCAATGAGGAGGGTAGGAAGAAGCTAGAGGAGATTTACGGTTACGATTTCGTCGGAGAGTGGTTGAAGAGACAGAGGGGTGGTCAGGTTGGGTAGGAACCGGGAATATGTGGCTTACGTGATGAGCCGGCTCGGCTGCGTTCACCCCTTCAGGATCTCCAGAATACTCTTACTGGCCGACTGGCTTTCAATGGAGAGGAGGAACAAGAGGCTCACTAATCTAACCTACGTGAAGGAGGAGTTCGGGTTCTACGTGGAGGAGCTCACGGGCATAATGGAAGAGCTACAGGATGAGGGGTGCGTGATCAAGAGAGAGGAGAGGAAGTGCCTAGAGTACACATGCAGCGAGCCTGAGATATCGGAGGAGGACAGGGAGATACTTGAGGAGGTCATATCCGAGGTCAAGGACCTAGATGATAGGGAGCTCAACAGGCGCGTGCTCTCCGATCCGAGGTACAGGGAGGGATCACCATGATCGTCTCTGTGTCAGGCGGTAAGGGAGGCACGGGGAAGTCGACGGTCGCCGTCAACTTGGCCATACTGCTGGCCGAGGGAAGGAAGCTGGTGATGGCCGACTTGGACGTGGAGGACCCCAACGACCACATCCTGCTGGGGGTGAGCTTGGAGGGGGAGAGGCCGGTGAACATAATGCTCCCCTTCATAAGGTACGATGATTGCATAAAATGCGGCGAGTGCGGACGCGTTTGCGACACCGGAGCCATGCTGATAAGCCCCGATGGCCTCCCCTACGTAATTCCTAGGTTGTGCAGCGGATGCAGGGCCTGCTATTTCGTCTGCCCCACGAGGGCGATAGTCGAGGGCGAGAGGACCATCGGGTACACCTACCACACGGTGGTGGAGAGAGGAAGCAAGTTCGACTTGGTGACGGGGGTGCTCAGGGAGGGAGAGGAGCACACGCCTCCCGCCGTTCTAGCTGCGAGGGAGAGGGCCTTCTCCTTGCCCGCGGACCTCTACATGGTGGATACATCGGCTGGCACGAGCAACTCGGTAGCCACGGCCATGGACGGCTCTCGCTTGGTTATAGCAGTGACGGAGCCCACTCCCCTTGGACTTCACGACTTGGAGCTGATACTCAGGTTGACCCAGAAGATGGGAATAGAGACGTGGGTAGTGATGAACAGGTCTGGCTTGGGATCGGAGGAGAGGCACGAGGAGGTGGTGAGGCGCTACGGGTCGGAGATAGTGGCTAGAATACCGTATTCTAAGAGAATAGTCGAGTCCTATGTCAGGGGAGAGCCCATAGTCCTCCTTCATCCCGACTCGGAGGAAGCTCAGGTGTTCAGGGAGCTGGCGTCTATGATCGAGGGGGTGATCTGAATGTTGGAGATGGCCATAGCCAGTGGTAAGGGAGGGGTGGGTAAGTCAACGGTGTCGGCCACGATAGCGATCACGCTGGCGAGGAGGAGGAAGGTGATAGCGGTGGATGCCGACGCCGATGCCCCGAACATGCACCTAATACTCGGTTTGGGCGAGGAGTGGGAGTGGGAGCAACCATATAGCGAGTCCATGGTGGCGAGGATAGTGACGGAGAAGTGCATAAAATGCGGCGAGTGCAGGGCCGTCTGTCCTTACAAGGCCATATACGTGGACGAGGAGGGAAACTACATGGTGAATCCTGTAATTTGTGAGGGATGTGAGACCTGCTCCCTCGTCTGTCCCGTTAAAGGGGCGATAGTTAGGGAGGAGACGCTCTCCGGGATGCTGAGAATGACCCGAACAAGGTACGGGTTTCCTTTAATATCGGCGAGGCTGGATCCCGGGAGGCCAAACTCAGGCAAGCTCGTCACAGAGGAGAAGACGAAGGCCAAGGAGATGGCCGACGATGATACTGTAATAGTGGTTGACTCCGCAGCGGGCATCGGGTGTCAAGTCGTGTCCAGCCTCGCAGGGGCCAACATGGCCATTCTCGTGGCGGAACCTACCCCGGCGAGCTTCAACGCCCTGAAGAGGGTCCACAAGCTCACAAAGCACTTCATGCAACCCGCTGCGGTGGTGATAAACAAGTGGGACATGAACCCCGATCTAGCGGCGGAGATAGAGGCCTACGCGAGGGAGAACAACCTCGATATGTTGGGCAAGATACCCTTCGACGACAGCATACCGAAAAGCATGGCCATGATGGTCCCGGTCACCGAAGCGTTCCCCGATAGCCCGGCCTCCAAGGCCTTGCTTGACGTTGCTAGGAGGGTGGAGGCCATCTTGGACGAGTGGTCCTCCTGGTTCATGAGGTTCAGGCCCAAGAAGCCCGAGCCATATAGGCCCATCATTATAAAGCCGGAAGGCTTCTGACGGGAGGTGATTCGATGAGGATAGCGTTCGCTACAGAGGAGAACAACGGCCTGAATTCTGTGGTGAGTAGCAGGTTCGGTAGAGCCCGCTACTTCGTTATAGTGGATTACGAGGGAGGGGAGGTGAAGAGCTACAGGGTCGAGGTGAACCCCGGATCCGAGGCGCGGAGCGGCGCGGGGATAAAGGCCGTGCAGAAGCTGATAAACGAGAGGGTGAACGTGGCAGTGGCTGGCTCCTTCGGACCGAATGCCATGACCGCGCTGGAGGAGATGGGGGTAAGGCACGTGGGGATGAGCGGTATAACTGTTGAGGAGGCCCTTAACAGGTTGAAGAATCAGCTCTGAAAGTTTTTCTCCTCTCCCCTCCCCTCAACTTATGCTGCTGGAGGATAAGGTGGCCCTCGTAACTGGCGGCACATCTGGGATAGGTCTCTCTACCGCTGAACTCTTCCTCAAGGAGGGCGCCAGAGTAGCGATCATGGGGAGAAACGAGGAGAGAGGTAGGGGGGCTCTAGAAAGGCTCAAGAACTTGGGGGAGATCTCCTTCCACAGGGGAGATGTGTCCAAGGAGGAAGACGCTGAGAGAGTCGTTAGGGAGGTGGTATCCAAGTACGGCAGGATCGACGTACTGGTCAATGCGGCAGGCGTCTTCACTGGAGCCCCGTTAAGTGAGATGAGAGTGAAAGAATGGGACAGGACCATAGCCGTGAACTTGAGGGGGACGTTCCTCATGACCAAGTTCTCATTGCCCCACATGGGTGAGGCCATAGTGAATGTGAGCTCCACCGCAGGGGTCAGCCCCTACCCCAGAGGAACGGCTTACTGCTCAGCGAAGGCCGCTGTTATCGCTTTCTCCAAGGCTTTAGCCCTTGAACTAGCTGAAAGGGGTATAAGGGTAAATGTAGTGGCTCCAGGCCTGACAGATACGCCCATGCTGAGGGGAATAGCGGGAAGCGAGGAGAGGATGAGGGAATTCGCTTCCCTAGTACCCATGGGGAGGATAGCCACGCCGGAAGAGGTGGCGGAGGCTATACTCTTTCTAGCTTCCCCCAAAGCTAAGTACGTGACCGGGCAGGTCTTGGTAGTTGATGGAGGTATGACGGCTGGCAGAGTCACAACGGCGGGTTCTAGGTATGCTGAGCGTTGATCCGACCGCTGACCCTACCCTCTATAAACCCCAGCAGGGAGGCCACAGCCCTGTAGGTGAGGAGAGCAATGGCCAGGCCCACTACACCCATGGAGGAGCCAAGGTAGAGTATTAAGATCACGAATACGGAAAGGGAAAGCGAATTCACCAGCAGCACAGCCTTCGGATCCTCCTCACTATACTTCCCAGCTGACCATATTACGAAGGCAGCGTCGAATATTATAGCTAAAGCTGCTATCTGAGCTACCTCTGAGCTCACGGGATAGAACCTCGGGAACAGTTTCTCAATAACGACAGGGATGATGAAGAAGCCAGCGGTTGCGGTGAGGGCAGAGAGACCCAGCCCCATGAGCTCTACTAGCTTTGTCCTCCTACCCGACGATTTCTCTGGCAGGAGATAGCTCCCCAAGCTGGAAGGTATCACTAGCATGGCAGAGTAGAATTGGAAAGCCAGCTGATAGTATCCCAGTGTGGTCTCACCATAGAGGGCGCCCACGAGCACTTTGTCCAATCTCGCCCCCATGGTGGCCACAGCCCCGGTGAGTAGCGACATTAGGGAGAAGCCCATATGCCTCCTGAGCGCCCCAAGGTTCCTGAATCCCCTGACTTCCGAACAGATCCGAAGAGATAACAGCAGGTACACAATAGAGAACCCATAAAGAACCGCGTCGATTCCCCAGACGGGGACTAGAGCTAGCACTATTACCAGAATCGATAGACGACTAACCCCTTGGAGGATGGCGAAGCTCATGTATTTCCTCCTGCCGAGCCTCTCCTTGAGAACTAAACCGAATAGGGAGTTGGATAGCACTATCAGCGGGAGGGATGGATGGAAAATCGCTAAGGGAATGCCAGCGGCGAGCGATGTGATCATCACTAGAACAACAGCGGGTGGAACCAGCTCATCCTCTCCCTTAGGCAGGAAGGTCTGGATAGTAGTAGGGAGACCTAAGCCAGTGAAGCTAGCTACGAGAACTCCCAGAGAGAGGAAGAAATTCGCTCTACCGTACTCGTTAACAGAAAGGAGCTTAGCTAGTATCAGCCATGTAAGGGCTCCCAAGACCACAACTGCCATGTTACCGGCCGTTACCAGCCTCAGCCCTTCTTGACCTAATGCATTCCTCATGAGGTCCCTTGGGGCGAGTACCAACTCGCGCACCGCCCTATTAGCGGTGATTGGGTGAGGGAATTAAAAAAGCAGATGGAGGGTACGGACATGTCTATGGGGAGGAGATCCTTGAGCTGGCTGATTTCAAATTACTAAGGGGGGGAATTACTTTTCACGAGGGTCCTCGGGGATAGATGGGTTTATGGATTTTAAGATCCGAGATTCTATTATCGCTGATATAAGGGTCTCTTTAGGTTATCTGAGGTCAGGAAACTTGTCATGACATGAGCTGCTAATTCTGATGGCGAGTTCTGGTTGAGAATGAGCTAAGTTAAGTGAGTTTGCTAACTCAGCCGTGGCTGTAGTTTTTGATTTATTAGTTAGAAGCGCTTGGGAAATCCCTCATGTTGGAGAATAGAGTGACTACTGCTTCCTCTCAGCTATTTCCCGCACAATACTCTCGAACTCTAAAGCGCTCCTATCCCAATTGAATTGCCTCGCCCAAGAGAGGGCATTTCTACTCAGTTCTTCTCTTAACTCCTCGTCTACGAGGACTCTCTCTAGCACCCTCGCCATGGCCTCCGGTTTAGGCGAAACTAGAAAACCATTATATCCATGCTTGATTGAGTCCCTCAGGCCCTTGATATCGTACCCGATGGCTGGTGTCCCGAGAGCGTTGGCATCCGTGATAACCTGTCCCCATCCCTCCCTGACACCTGGAACCAAGATGACCCAAGATCTCCTCACCAAGAGATCCTTCTCTCTAGAGGGAAGATAGCCGAAGAATTTCACGATTCTTCCATATCTCCTCTCTAAATCCCTCCTCAAGTATCCTTCGCCCACCATCCATAGACGAATGTCTTTTAATCTCCTTCTTACTATTAGAAAGGCCTTGATAGCGTCTTCTGGTTTTTTCGCCCTCTTCATCCTACCCACATAAATCACAGTAGGAAAATCGCTCTTCTTTGGGACGCTATCTAGGGGATCGACGTTTACTCCATTAAGTACGATTCTGATATCCCTGAATCCCAGATTCCTTAGGTCTTCCTCGGTGGATCTTGATACTGTGATCGTTGTGACTCCCCTGTATCTCCTCAACCACCACCTCTCTAGGAAGGCATAGCCTATGACTGCCAGAGGTAGGGGGGTTTCATAAAACCAGAATTCCCTAGCCAGTTGGTGTATAAGGGCCAGCGTTCTACTCTCCCCTACCCTTTTAACCACCATGAAGGGCCTAGTGTTTATCTCATCTACTATAACGTCGTACTCCCCGTGATGTCTTTCACAGAACTTTTTAGCCTCTTTGAACACAGAGAGCCCCTTGCCACGCCTAATGATCTCAACTCCATCTATCCTCTCCAGCTCAGAACCTCCGCTGAAATTGGATGTAAAGAGAGTCACCTCGATCCCTCGTCTAACGAGCCTCTTAGCTATGTTATGGGTATAAATCTCAGCTCCTCCCGACTCCGGGTTCCTTAAATCTCTCCAATTAAACCAGAGTACTCTAACAACTCCTGATCCGATTCTCCCGATCGGGAGACCACCTCCCTCTGGACAATCGAACGCGTTATTCTCCTAGTGCGGAGGGATATGGATAGCTTGATCAAAGATATGAGCATAGATAAGATAGTCGTCAGAGTCACAGTGCTTTTGCTGGAGTAGTTCACTATAACAGGGACCTCTATCACCCTGAATCCCGCCTTGTGAGCTATAGCGAGCATCTCAGAATCGCTCACGAAACCTGCATCAGTTACTAAGGGGAGTATGTCATTTAGCACATATTTCTTAAATATCTTCATTCCAGTTTGGGTATCGCTATAAGGAATCCCCAAAAAGATCCTAGCTAGTGCGGAGAATACTCGGCTAGCCAAATATCTGATACGTGAGGGATAGGTGACAACGGAATCTGCATGTCTCTTAGAACCTATGACAACATCTGCTCTACTTTCCGAAAGAACTCTGAGGTATAATGGGATCATTGATGGATCTATATCCCCATCAGCGTCTAAGAACATTATTATCTTGCCACGGGATTCCATGAATCCCCTTCTTAAGGCATACCCCTTTCCCATGTTAGAGGTTAATCTTACAGCAATCAACTGTGGAAGGACACGTTGCAGGGCCAGTACTACCCCCCATGTGTGATCGTCGCTGCCGTCATCAACTACTATAATCTCCCAATCGTTAGTTATATCACTCAATATCGCCGCAAGCTTTTCGATCGTATTTTTGATAGAGAACTCCTCGTTATAAGCCGGGATTATTACAGAGATTTCAATGAACCCGGAGCTTGATCCCTTCACCATGGCTCCCATCTAGCTAAATCCTCCATTAACATTTAAATTTCCATACAGAGCCTCCTTGAGAGCACAATATCATATGATGATTTGCCTATTTTATCTACATTTTTTTATCCTCTTACGTTGATTTGCAATATTGGTCTGCTAAAGCCAAGATGTATTTGGATCCTCGTAATTTAGTGATAGTACCATGATGAACTGATTAGGAGAAGTAGAAGAATTATAAAAGACAGCAAGAAGATAAGTGCGCTTATCTCTCTGAGGGATGACAGTCCGAATTGCGAGAAGATAACTAGATAAGAGAGCAATGCGGCCACTATGAAGGGTTTGGACTTTTCCATCATTCTGCGAATCGTATTTATCGAGGTAAGAGTGATTAATCCGATTATCGCCGAGATCAGGAGAATTAAAATAGTTTGAGGGAGTGTCCACCTGCCTTTTTTGACTATAATACAATTCTCTGTGCTAATCAAATTAATTTCCTCTGGATAATTACTATCCCTTAATATATTTCCTACTATCTCTAGATTTGAGGGCATTCTTTCCATATTATCGTTGATGTCTATATAGAGGACTGACTTCCTTGGGTCACCAAAAATGGCGAACTCAATGGATTTAACTTTAATTAATCCAGAGAGATTTAATTCGGTCCATGTGAAGTTTCCACTCGCTATGATAACTAGGACTCTACCCTCATTTGTCTTCGCTACACCATATAATGCGTCGATTTCAACACCAGCTACCCTTAGGTATGGATGTGCTTCCCCGATCCAATCTCCGTAGATGATTAAACTGCCACTAGTTCCATTCATTAGCCTGACGACCAGCACTCCATTAGCTGTCTCAAATGAGAGGTTCTGGGGTACTACCTCAAGCTTAGGGGGGAGACATTCTACGAGAGTTAGGGGCAGGGGGGTGATAATAGCAATGAAAAAGATAACGAGGTGTCTAGCGAGCATATCTTGCTAGATAGGATTAAATCAGATAAAAATATAATTCTTCCGAAGATGGGTAATATCGGAGGGAATCCTTCTGCCATCTGAAACCCAACTGAAACCTTTAGTTTCAGTGGTTATACCAACTAAGAACTCCAGTAGGACCCTAGACGTATGCTTGAAGTCTGTCCTAAATCAGACTTACCCAAATCTAGAAATAATAGTCGTTGACAACTTTAGCGAGGATGGAACCATTAAGATAGCCGAGAAGTACGGGGCTATTGTAATTAAAGCATCCTCAGAGAGGTCTGCTGCTAAGAATATAGGGCTAAGGAGGGCGAGAGGTGAGTACATAATTTTTATAGACTCGGACATGGAGCTCAGCCCCACTTTAATAGAAGAATGCGTGGAGGTAGCCCAGTCCTCTCCCAACTTTGGGGGAGCTATTATACCAGAGAGGTCTGTAGGAAGTTCTTGGTGGGTTACCGTCAGGAATTTCGAGAGATCATTCTACTCAGGCACTCAAATTGAGTCAGCCAGGTTCTTTAGGCGTGATCTAGCCCTGATGGTAGGTGGTTTCGATGAGGATCTGGTATTTTTCGAGGAGGCCACTCTCCCTAGCAAGCTGAGGATGGCAGGATATAACGTCGATTACAGGGTGGGCAGCTTTATTTACCACCATGAGGAGGACTTCTCTCTAATAAGGTGGCTCAAGAAGAAATACTACTATGGCAAGACTCTAGCGCTTTACTTGGATAGATATGGGGAGTACACGGCGGATGATCAGTTAAACCCGTTGAGAAGGGTCTCAATATTCCTTAGAAATAGGAGGTTCTACTCTCACCCAGGGTTGGCTATGGGGGTCCTTATCCTCAAGCTGATGGAGTTTATATCCGTTCTAGCGGGTCACATAAATGGAGAGGTTATACCTAGTCTTCTGAGTGATCTGAGCAGGAAGGTGAGGAAACTCGCTAATAGAGTGAGTAGGGAGAGAGTCAATCCCAGTAGAAACCACTCATAAGGCTTATAAACGATATCTATCCTGAGATCCCCCCTTTCATCGATCCAGAAACCATTTATCATGTTATTCACCATTATTGGTGGGACCTCCTTAGTATAGCTGTCAGAGTATACCCTCGCAGTCCAAAGTGGATCATACTGCTTTGCTAGGATGAGTAAAAAAGGCCCGCTTGAGTTGACCCTGACCCTCCACTCTATCGGAGATATCCTCCTGAAAGTGATGTTAAGGGGAGGGGGGAATAAGTCCTCTCTTCTCTTCATCTTACCTTCATCAGTCGAGTAGATCCAAATATCATCCAAGCAAGAGGTCCTATAGCCAATTACTCTAAAATCCTTCAACTCCATGACATTAGGTAAGGGATATGGCGTCATGAAACCATACCATATTTCTAAGCTTAAATACCTAACCGAAGAATCGCTCACTTTGTGTTCAACTTTGATCTCTTTCCAGTCGAAAGAGCCATCTCCTATCCATCCCTTATAATACATCCGAACGATCTTACCGTCCGATCCGTACTCCGATATCTTGAGGTGAATGGCCGATCCGTTTATAGATCTTATCTTGAATGAGAATCTATAGATCAGAGATCTGTTGACCTGTATTAAGGGAGACTTCAGGGTCTTCCAGCCCCAAGTAGAACCATGAAGTGAAACCACCAGATTGCCCTTCTCATCCACTGAGTAGCTTATATTCGCTCCAAACTGTCTATTAAAGTTCCTGTCGAGCCAAGCAGTGAGGTCTTCTCTCCGCCTGAAGTTCCAAGACTTCTCGTAGTATGTTGATTTGAAGAGGACCTTTAAAGTATGGTTTCCTTCCTCTAGCTTAATAGGACCTATGTACTTAGGTGAGATGCTTTGGGACGAGAGGAAGAATTGCATATCATCTATCCACACAGAGAAGGCTCCTCTAATGCCCAATGAGAGGATATAATCGCCAGTTGTGGGGACTTTGAGGTCTGTCCAAGCCATTCCTCCTGGGAGTAACAGGAGACACTCGCCGTTACTAGCGTTCCCGTCATTCATGATCAGTCCACCATTGAAATGAAGG
The Thermoproteota archaeon genome window above contains:
- a CDS encoding glycosyltransferase family A protein is translated as MVIPTKNSSRTLDVCLKSVLNQTYPNLEIIVVDNFSEDGTIKIAEKYGAIVIKASSERSAAKNIGLRRARGEYIIFIDSDMELSPTLIEECVEVAQSSPNFGGAIIPERSVGSSWWVTVRNFERSFYSGTQIESARFFRRDLALMVGGFDEDLVFFEEATLPSKLRMAGYNVDYRVGSFIYHHEEDFSLIRWLKKKYYYGKTLALYLDRYGEYTADDQLNPLRRVSIFLRNRRFYSHPGLAMGVLILKLMEFISVLAGHINGEVIPSLLSDLSRKVRKLANRVSRERVNPSRNHS